GAACGGGTTTGATTGGCTGAATGAATGCTGGATAGAACCTTCGCGCAAATGGGTGCGTCTAAGACTACTGAGTTTGGCCCAAAGCCAGTGAGCAGGGGGCCTGCCTTTCACAAGACAGCCCTTGCTGGCTCCCCACAGGTTTCTATGGTTGCTTCTCGAACGGCTGCGTTATTGATAACCGGGACGGCTTGGCTAGGCCTGCTGTCGGGTCCGGCGATGGCGATCGGTGCGTCGCGTAATCTGGCGCTGGCCGCCCCTGCCAGGATGCTCGCCCAGGCGACGGCGCTAGAAGATTTGACCTTTGACTCCCGGGGCGTCGAGGTAGAGGAGGTGCAGCGAGGGCTGCAAACCCTGGGCTACTACGACGGCCTGATCGATGGGCAGTACGGCGAGGGGACGGCTGAGGCGATCGCGGCTTTTCAGGCGGCGGAGGGGTTGCCGGTAGATGGCCTAGCAACCGGCGAAACGCGCGATCGCCTACGCCAAGCCCTAGCCGCAGCCCAAGGCACCCAGCTCACCCAGAGCACCTCGACCCCAGGGGACGCCGATCCAGAAACGACTGGCGACTCGCCCCCCGAAACGGCCAAAACTGCGGGCGGTCTGGGAGTTGGCTTTTGGCTGATGGTGGTCTTGGTGCCGATCCTGGGGGCCGGAATTGGCCTAGTGGCCTTTTGGCTGGGCCGGCGACAGGCAGCAACGACGCTGCAGCCGGAGCCAGAAGATTCTCCAACGGCGCCGATCGCCCGCCATGCCCTGCCCGAAGCGGCTGACCCCCGCTCTGCTCCGGAGGCGATCAGCCCCGAACCGGTGGAAGAACCTGCTTTTTCAGAGAGCCACGGGGCTCAGGAGGCTCAGGCTCCTGCCAATGGCGCGGCCAAAAATGTGTGGGTGAGTCCACCGAGTGATTTCCCGGTGGAGCCGGATGTCTTGGCGGGACACAAGCCTCACGCTCGAGAGGCGATCGCCGAGTCTGCCAAAGTGCCGGATGGGCCGGGCGCCCTCACGGAGCAAACCACGCGGCTGCCCAGCATCAACATCGTTGATGAGCTGATCAACGATCTGCGGAGCCCCAACCCTACCAAGCGCCGCAAGGCAATCTGGGAGCTGGGGCAGCGGGGTGACTCCAAGGCGATTCAGCCCTTGGTGGATCTGATGCTGGACTCGGACTCCCGCCAGCGCAGCCTGATTTTGGGGGCGCTCTCTGAGATTGGCGGCCGCACCCTCAAGCCCATGAGCCGCGCACTGGCGATTTCCCTCCAGGACGACAATGCCGAGGTGCGCAAGAACGCGATTCGCGATCTCACCCGCATCTATGACGTGGTTGGTCAAATCAGCCAGCTGCTGCGCCACGCCCTGGACGACTCGGATACCGAGGTGCGGGACACGGCCCAGTGGGCCTTGGGCCAGCTGAGCCGCATCCGGGGGCTGCCGACAACTGACGCGCTGCCTCCTGCTGGCGAGACCAAGGCGCCGCCTGCTCGGGAGGAGCCGCACCTCTAGGGCAGGGGCTGGCAAAAGCAGGTGAACAGGCCAGAAAAACCTGCGATCGCCCGCAGTTCAGGGGGTATGATGTTGCCGATGTGACCCTGACCCCCAAGATTTGTGACTGTTTCGCCACTCAAGCTGCTATTTCTTTCGACGCCGGTCGGCCCCCTGGGTTCGGGGATGGGCGGCGGAGTCGAGCTGACCCTCCAGACAGTGACCCAGGAGCTGGCCCGTCGCGGCCACAAGATCTGCGTGGTGGGGCCGGTCGGATCGCACATTGATGGGGTGCCGGTGGTCGAGGTGCCGGGAGCGCTGCAAACCACGGCCCAAACCCAAGCGCGAGATCTGCCGGTGGTGATGCCCCATCGCAGCGTGCTGGCCGCCATGTGGGACTATGCGCGCCAGGTCCAAGATCAGTACGACGTCCTGTTTAATATTGCCTACGACTGGCTGCCCTTCTATCTCACGCCGTTTTTGCAGACGCCGGTGGCCCACTTTGTCAGCATGGGCTCGCTGCTGGATGTGGTGGATGACGCGGTGGTCCAGACCCTAGAGCGCTATCCCGGCACGGTGGGAATGTATACCGCTACTCAGGCCGAGACCTTTGGCCTGGGCGATCGCTGCCGATGCCTGGGCAGCGGGGTGGATCTGACGCGCTACACCGTGGGCGATCGCCCCGAAGACTGGCTGGTGTGGCTGGGGCGTCTGTCTCCCGAAAAGGGCCTCGAAGACGCCGTAGCGGCGGCCCACATCAGCGGCGTGCCGCTGAAAATTTTTGGTCGGCTCGAGGATGCGGCCTACTGGGAGCAAATTCAGCGAGACTATCCCGAAGCGCCGGTGGAGTACGGCGGCTTCCTGACCACGACGGAGCAGCTCCAGAGCGTGGTGCGCCGCAGTCGCGCCCTGGTGATGACGCCGCGCTGGGTGGAGGCCTTTGGGAATGTGGCCATCGAGGCCCTGGCCTGCGGCGTGCCGGTGATTGCCTATCGGCGGGGCGGACCGTCAGAAATCGTGCGGGACGGCCAAACGGGCTGGCTGGTGGAGCCGGACAGCGTGGCGGGACTGGTTGAGGCGATCGCCCGTCTAGACCAGCTGGATCGGCGGGCCTGTCGCCAGCAGGCAGAGGCCGAGTACTCCTTGACGGCTCTGGGCGATCGCTTTGAGGCTTGGTTCCAGGACTTGGTGACTCGCTATGGGCGCTGATCGCGTTTGGCAGCGGCCCGCGCCGCTCCAGCCCGGCGATCGCCTGGTGGCGATCGCCCCGAGCGGCGCCTTGCGGGAGCAGACTGCCTTCTGGCAGGGCGTGGAGCAGTGGCGCGCCCGGGGCTACGACGTGCAGTGCAGCCCGGGCTTTGACCAGCGCTGGGGATACCTGGCCGGGACCGACGACCACCGCCGCCAGCAGCTCGCCCAGGCCTGGGCCGATCCGGCGTGCCGAGGCATTTTGTGCGTCCGGGGCGGCTACGGCGGAACGCGCCTTCTAGAAGACTGGACCTGGCCCGAGGGACCGCCCAAGTGGCTGATTGGTTTTTCCGACATTACGGCTCTGCTCTGGAGCCTGGGCTGCCAAGGAATTTCGGGGGTTCATGGACCCGTGCTGACGACCCTGGCCGCCGAGCCCGACTGGTCGAGATCGCGCCTCTTTGGCTGGGTCCAGGGGCAGCCGCTGCCGCCCTTGCAGGGCGAATCCTGGGCGGCGGGCCGAGCCGCTGGCCCCCTGATTCCCGCCAACTTGACCGTGGCAACCCACCTGCTAAACACGGCTCACCAGCCGGATTTCCGGGGCGCTATCTTGGCCCTGGAGGACGTGACCGAGGCGCCCTATCGCATCGATCGCCTGCTAACCCAGTGGCGGATGAGCGGTGCCCTCGCCTCAGTGGCCGGCATCGCCCTAGGACGCTTTAGCCAGTGCGATCCGCCGCCCAATGTGCCCAGCTTCACCGTCGAAGAGGTCCTGCGCGATCGCCTGCTGGATTTGGGCGTGCCGGTCGTGGCGCATCTGCCCTTTGGCCATGACGGCCCCAATGCCGCTTTGCCCCTGGGCGCTTGGGCGGAGCTGGATGCCGACCAAGGAACCTTGGCCATTGCCTCCTAGAGGCTTTTCTAGCGTCGCTGAGAGAACTTGCCGCTGCGCTTTTTGCGGAGCCAGCCCAGGCTAGCGCCGCTGACCGTCACCAGGGCCAGCAAGGCGCCCGGCTCGGGAACCGCCTTGGCCCGACGCAGCGGCGCCCCATCGCCCCAAGCGGCAGCCACCATCAGCTCGGAATCCCAGCCGCTGAGGGGGATTGCTAGATCGACGTCTTCCGGAAAGAAACCAGGCCCTGGGGAAATTTTCGGCAAATTCCAGCCGATAACGTCAAATGCCCGCAGGTCTTCTTCACTAATGGGCAAAATCTCGCCTTGGCGGAGGTCGGGGTCCATCATGCCCAGGGTCTGTCCCTGCTTCCAGTGGCTTGCGGACTGGCCGTCGCCGTGGATCGCCCCCGTCGCAAAGTCGACGATCGCCGTTGTTCCCCCGTCGATGGAAAAATACTTGCGGCTCTCGCCAGCGGTCCAGTCCGGTATCCCGACGGAGCGGCTCGCGTCGGAGTAGCGAAACAGGTCCAGGGGAGAGACAAAGGCCATTTGGTCGTCGCGGAAAAAGTAGCGATCGCCCTGCATCTCAAGGGGGCTGTTGGTGTCGAGGACGTCCACGCCGCTGTTGAAGCCGAGAATGTGGCCAATCTCGTGAGCCGCCGCCCCGATAAAGTCAAATGTCCCTGCAGCAATGCCATCGCTGCGATCGAAATCCCACTGAAAGTCGCGGTTGAACCGGATCAAGCCGTCGCTCAAGCTGCTGGTGGGCAGACCCAGGGCCTTGGCGTTGGCGCTGGTGAGCCGAAGATTCGCGTTATTGGCGTCGCCGTCGCTGTCGCGGTAGGGAGTTGGGCTGCCGACGCCGCTGGGGCTGTTCTCGGTGTAGTTGATCCACAGATCAACGCTGTCTCCCCCTGGCAAAAAACTAGTGGCGATCGCGTCGTCCTGGGAGCTGACGTCTTGGAGCAGGGCGCTGCGAACGGCGCTGTAGCGGTAGAGCTGCTCAGTGGACTGGGCCCGCCCCAAAATATCTGATTCCAGGGACAAAAAGCTCACTTCTAGGTTGACCACTACGTCATCGGTCACCACGGAAGACCACAGATCCCCAGCGGCCCGAAAACCCGCGATCGCGCTTTCGGGTGTTCCCGCCGCCGCGCTGAAGTTGAAAGTCAGCGCCTGGGCTCTGGGGATCGGGCCTGCCAGGTTGGCTGCCGCTGCTAGAGCCAGCGGGATCAACGAGCGTCTCGACTGCTTGGGAAACAGCGTGTGCAATTTCATACTGCCTTTAACGCGCTGTGCGTCAACAAAAACTACGCAAAACCAACTAGAACACCCTGCCTGCTTGTAAGAAAATTTTTTCTATAAGAAGTCAAATTTAAGCAATTTCCCTGTTTGCTTAGAGGGAATTGCCTCAGTTTTGATCTTTTGTTCCGCGAAGTCGTGGGTTTTTAGCAGAATTCACGGAGTCTTTATGAAAAATCAATGACCTTTATAAAGCCTTGTCGAATCTTGTCAGGTCGTTGTGAAGTTGCCATCACGGCGATCGCCCACAGCCAAGCCACCCGCCCATGCGGCATCAAGCCAATGTTGGTCAAGGGTAAAAAAGCTACAGGCTGCGATCGCTGCGCCCCCTGAGCCAGCTTCGCGCCCCCAAGCTCCAGACGGCGATCGCCAGGAGTCCAGCCCACGCCGTCGGTTCGGGCACTCGCGCAGGCGGTTGTTTGGGGGTCCACCCGATCACGTCTAGGGCCATGACATCCGTGGCCCGATCAACCCGCAGGGCTTGGCCGGGCAGCACCGACGGCTGCATCAGGCCCGAGGGCGATCGCTCCTTCCAGTGGCTGGCCTGCCGCCCGTCGCCGTAGCGCACTCCGGTCGAAAACTCCGCGATCGCCGTTTCGCCCCCATCAATGGAGAAATACTTGCTCGAAGAACTAGCCGTCCAGTCGATGACCCCGACGCCATGCTGGACGCTTTCCTCGGAGAAGCGAAATAAATCAAGCGCCGTCACATAGGTAAAAGCGCTGTCCGGAAAGTAGTAATTCTGGGTGCCCACGGCCAAGGGGCTGTTGAAATCTAGAACATCAACACCGCTCATGAAGCCCAGGGTGCTGCCGATCGCATGGCTGACGATGCCCACAAAGTCGAGAGTCCCGCTGTTAATCCCATCCGAAGCGTCAAAATCCCACGGAAAAAGGCTGCTCAACTGCAAAGTCCCATCGCGATCGCCCCCCTGAGGATTTCGCAGTCCCAGGGCTTTTGCGTTGGCGTGAGTCAGCCGAATGCTCTGATTGTTGGCATCGCCGTCGCTGTCCAGATACGCGGTCGAACTGCCCATGCCGTGGGGATTATTGATTGTCCGGTTAATCAGTAAATCTACAGAGGGGCCACCCTGGAGGTGGGCGATCGCCGTCAAATCCGCTGTCGTGGTTGCTTTGGCAAAAAGCGCCGTCCGCACCTGCTCATAGCTGTACAAAGCACTGCCGGACACCGTAAGGCTGGGAACGGGCCGACTCAGAGGGCCGAACTGAACGTCCAGGTTGACCACCACATCATCAGCGAGCCACGACGACCAGACGGCTCCCGCAGCCTCGACTCCCTCCACAACCGGCTGAGGGACGGGAGCATCAAACCGGAAATTGAAAGTAGCTGCTTCGGCAGGACTTGCTGCACTCAACAGGGATGCCACGCCGCCGACAAGCTGCACGAGAGAGAAGCGATAACGGACCAGGAGGGCGCTAAAAGTCTCCATGCGCGATCAATCTGCTCAAGCGTGGGTAGACATTTCCTTCCTAAGGTATCGACAAGCCCCGTAAAAACTCGCAGAAAGTAAGTTGACTTCATGAAAAATTTATATTTTTCCTCCTAGAGTCTGGCTTTGATGAAGTCTGCTGATTTTGGCATCAAAATGCAATGCCATGGGGAGCCAAAATCAATGTCCGAATCGATGATCCATCCCTTGACAGATGTTTACATCGAGCAAAATGGCTGCACTAAAAGAAAGAAGATTTTCAACAAGCGCTAGGCAAAATCCTAGAAAGATTGTCTAGATAGTTTTTTGCTTGAGAAATGATTTCTATAGAGTCAAAAGTGCGCTTTGCAACTAGACGCTGAACAAGCCCTACTGCTTGACTCTGTCCAATGATCTAAGGAGCCTATCAATGAGTGCAGCATATCAAGCTGAACGAACCGTTAGTGGTGTGCTAAAGCAAGAAGAGCAAATTGATACTGTCATTCGCCGACTGCTGGATCGAGGCGTACCGAGAGAGCATCTTTCGGTGATGGGAAAAGATTTCAAATCCCAAACTCGAATTTCAGGGTTTATTACTAAAAAAGACGTTATTTTAGGCGGCTTGCGAACTGGCGCCATCTTCGGTTCGCTGTTTGGCTCTCTGTTGGGACTGCTGACAGGGGTTGGCGTCCTGCTGGTGCCCTTTGTGGGGACCGTGGTGGCCGCTGGACCCATTGGTGCGGTGCTGCTGGGGGCCGCGAGCGGAGCGATCGCCGGTAGCGCCGGTGCGGGTCTCGCGTCGGTCCTCATGACACTGGGGATGCCCGAAGAAAAGGCCGCTATCTACGAGACTCGCCTCCAGGCGGGCGAATTTTTGGTGATGGTCGAGGTTCCGGCGGACCGAACTGGTGAGTTTCAGCTGTTGCTGGAAAGCGCCGGTGCCGAAGAAATCCACGTGAGCGACGGCATCTTGCCCCGCCCCTGTTCCGGGCCTTGCAACAGCCCGGCGGATCTCTCGCCAGAGGTGCGATCGCACCTCTCCGAAGAGGCGCAGCACGACTTCATCCGCGCCTACAATGGCGCTCTGGAAGCCGGTGAGGATGAAACTCGCGCTGAGCAAACGGCTTGGGACGCTATTCATCAGCGCTACGAAGAAGATGAATCGGGGATCTGGTCGAAACAAAAAGCCCGGGTGTAGTTTCTGGCTCTGGGTCCTTGCTGAGTGACAAGGACCCAAAAATTCGCTCTGAGGTGAGCGACAGGCACCAAGAAGAGGTTGTCTGTCGTTTGCCTTGATCATCTTAAAAGCGAATTAAGCTAGATGCCTGAATGCGTGAATTCAGTGACTTCAGTTTCTAATTTTTTATCTAAGAATTTCGAATTGTCGATGGGTGGATCTGTCTAATAGAAACAAATAATTCTGAGGATAGACGTGAAATCCAGAAGCCGTTGCGTAAGCTGTGGCATGTAGCCAGCGTAGATTTGGGCAGGGCATTATGTTGAGCTTTAGTTCTTTGGCAAAAGCAATTCAGCCTCTCTCCGAAAATCAAACAGTTTTGGAGACTGCGATGGAGCTTTATCTTGCTGCGCCAGAATCAGCGTCTCCCATCATTAGTTTGCAAGAAATTTCGCGAAAAACAGGCGTCAGCTTGCTGGAGTGCCGAAACGCGATCGTGAACGCCAATCGAGCTGGAAGATTTCCTAATTGCTCGTTGTCCTACTAGGTTTTTGTTGGATAGAAACTGACCTAAAAGACGATTGCCGGTCTTCCTAGAGCCTTGTTTTTGTCCGTAAATCCACTTATGTAATTACCCTGAGATAGATTTGACGCGCTTCCCGTTGCCCATCGAGCGCTGCAGTAACGCTAAAAGCTGAGGAGGGCGACATCGAAGGTCCAGGCTCTATGCTGGATGCGATGCTCAGGGAGTTGCTGATGAAGTGGAAAGTAGGCTGTCAGCTGGACTATAACCTAGCAGGGCTGACGACGTTTGTGTTTAACATCGCGATCGCGGGCGATCGCCACCAGCGCTGCCTAGAAGAACAGATCCGCCTCACGCCTGCTGAGCCCCTAGAAGAGCATTGCGATGCCAGGGGCAATCGCTATTGGCGCGTCAGCTCGGCGGCGGAGCACCTGACTGTGACCTACGAAGCGACGGCGGTTTCTGCGCCGCTTGAGGGCGACCCAGCGAGCTTGACGACTCTGCCGGTGGCCAGCTTGCCCATGGATGTGCTGCCCTACCTCTACCCCAGCCGCTACTGCCAGTCCGATCGGCTGATGACTTTGGCTCGGCGAGAGTTTGGGGCGATCGCCCAGGGCTATGAGCAGGTCCAAGCCCTGTGCGAATGGATTTATCACCATGTGGCCTACCAGGGGGGCAGCACGGATGTGCACACCTCTGCCTGCGATACGCTGCTAGAGCGCCGGGGGGTTTGTCGAGATTTTGCCCATTTGGCGATCGCCCTGTGTCGGGCACTGGAGATTCCGGCGCGTTTTGTGTCGGTGTATGCCCATGACCTCAATCCGCCGGATTTCCATGCGTGCTTTGAGGTGTACCTGGGCGATCGCTGGTACGTTTTTGACGCGACCCGTCTGGCGCCTCGCCAGGGTTTTATCAGAATTGCCACGGGCCGCGACGCAGCCGACGTGGCTTTCTGCACGCTTTTTGGTCCCGGCCAAATGACCAATTTACAGATATGGGCGGATTGCTTGGAGTCAAACCCCGCTCTCCACGATGATCCAAAGCGGGCGATCGCCCTCTGAAGCGCAAACGGCCTCCAAAGGCGATCGCTCGAGCGTAACTGCTAGGGCTACTGAGCTTGTGCGGCTGAGCGCTCGCTGGGGTACCAGTCCTGTCGCCACGCCTGCATTTGCTCGATCTCTTGACGCTGGGCCGCGACGATTTCTTCAGACAGCGCCTTGATCTCGGGGCGCGAAGACTTTTGGAGTGCATCCTCGGCCATGACGAGCGCGCCTTCGTGGTGAGGGATCATGCCGTCAATGAAGGCCAGGTCGACTTCTTCCCCAGCGCCCCCCAAGTCGCTGCTCATGGTCATGGCGGCTGCTTGCTCTGGCGTCATGGCCATGGTGTGGCCCATCTCGGCGCTGTAGGCGACGGGGGTTGCTGCTGCGTCGGGATACCAGGCCTTGCGCCATTCCTGGAGCTGCTGGATTTCCTGATTTTGGGCCGCGATGATGGCATCAGCCAGCTGCTGAATTTCGGCGCGCTTGGATTTG
This genomic stretch from Geitlerinema sp. PCC 7407 harbors:
- a CDS encoding peptidoglycan-binding protein, encoding MVASRTAALLITGTAWLGLLSGPAMAIGASRNLALAAPARMLAQATALEDLTFDSRGVEVEEVQRGLQTLGYYDGLIDGQYGEGTAEAIAAFQAAEGLPVDGLATGETRDRLRQALAAAQGTQLTQSTSTPGDADPETTGDSPPETAKTAGGLGVGFWLMVVLVPILGAGIGLVAFWLGRRQAATTLQPEPEDSPTAPIARHALPEAADPRSAPEAISPEPVEEPAFSESHGAQEAQAPANGAAKNVWVSPPSDFPVEPDVLAGHKPHAREAIAESAKVPDGPGALTEQTTRLPSINIVDELINDLRSPNPTKRRKAIWELGQRGDSKAIQPLVDLMLDSDSRQRSLILGALSEIGGRTLKPMSRALAISLQDDNAEVRKNAIRDLTRIYDVVGQISQLLRHALDDSDTEVRDTAQWALGQLSRIRGLPTTDALPPAGETKAPPAREEPHL
- a CDS encoding glycosyltransferase family 4 protein, whose translation is MTVSPLKLLFLSTPVGPLGSGMGGGVELTLQTVTQELARRGHKICVVGPVGSHIDGVPVVEVPGALQTTAQTQARDLPVVMPHRSVLAAMWDYARQVQDQYDVLFNIAYDWLPFYLTPFLQTPVAHFVSMGSLLDVVDDAVVQTLERYPGTVGMYTATQAETFGLGDRCRCLGSGVDLTRYTVGDRPEDWLVWLGRLSPEKGLEDAVAAAHISGVPLKIFGRLEDAAYWEQIQRDYPEAPVEYGGFLTTTEQLQSVVRRSRALVMTPRWVEAFGNVAIEALACGVPVIAYRRGGPSEIVRDGQTGWLVEPDSVAGLVEAIARLDQLDRRACRQQAEAEYSLTALGDRFEAWFQDLVTRYGR
- a CDS encoding LD-carboxypeptidase, producing the protein MGADRVWQRPAPLQPGDRLVAIAPSGALREQTAFWQGVEQWRARGYDVQCSPGFDQRWGYLAGTDDHRRQQLAQAWADPACRGILCVRGGYGGTRLLEDWTWPEGPPKWLIGFSDITALLWSLGCQGISGVHGPVLTTLAAEPDWSRSRLFGWVQGQPLPPLQGESWAAGRAAGPLIPANLTVATHLLNTAHQPDFRGAILALEDVTEAPYRIDRLLTQWRMSGALASVAGIALGRFSQCDPPPNVPSFTVEEVLRDRLLDLGVPVVAHLPFGHDGPNAALPLGAWAELDADQGTLAIAS
- a CDS encoding NF038122 family metalloprotease, with product MKLHTLFPKQSRRSLIPLALAAAANLAGPIPRAQALTFNFSAAAGTPESAIAGFRAAGDLWSSVVTDDVVVNLEVSFLSLESDILGRAQSTEQLYRYSAVRSALLQDVSSQDDAIATSFLPGGDSVDLWINYTENSPSGVGSPTPYRDSDGDANNANLRLTSANAKALGLPTSSLSDGLIRFNRDFQWDFDRSDGIAAGTFDFIGAAAHEIGHILGFNSGVDVLDTNSPLEMQGDRYFFRDDQMAFVSPLDLFRYSDASRSVGIPDWTAGESRKYFSIDGGTTAIVDFATGAIHGDGQSASHWKQGQTLGMMDPDLRQGEILPISEEDLRAFDVIGWNLPKISPGPGFFPEDVDLAIPLSGWDSELMVAAAWGDGAPLRRAKAVPEPGALLALVTVSGASLGWLRKKRSGKFSQRR
- a CDS encoding NF038122 family metalloprotease — protein: METFSALLVRYRFSLVQLVGGVASLLSAASPAEAATFNFRFDAPVPQPVVEGVEAAGAVWSSWLADDVVVNLDVQFGPLSRPVPSLTVSGSALYSYEQVRTALFAKATTTADLTAIAHLQGGPSVDLLINRTINNPHGMGSSTAYLDSDGDANNQSIRLTHANAKALGLRNPQGGDRDGTLQLSSLFPWDFDASDGINSGTLDFVGIVSHAIGSTLGFMSGVDVLDFNSPLAVGTQNYYFPDSAFTYVTALDLFRFSEESVQHGVGVIDWTASSSSKYFSIDGGETAIAEFSTGVRYGDGRQASHWKERSPSGLMQPSVLPGQALRVDRATDVMALDVIGWTPKQPPARVPEPTAWAGLLAIAVWSLGARSWLRGRSDRSL
- a CDS encoding ChaB family protein, whose translation is MSAAYQAERTVSGVLKQEEQIDTVIRRLLDRGVPREHLSVMGKDFKSQTRISGFITKKDVILGGLRTGAIFGSLFGSLLGLLTGVGVLLVPFVGTVVAAGPIGAVLLGAASGAIAGSAGAGLASVLMTLGMPEEKAAIYETRLQAGEFLVMVEVPADRTGEFQLLLESAGAEEIHVSDGILPRPCSGPCNSPADLSPEVRSHLSEEAQHDFIRAYNGALEAGEDETRAEQTAWDAIHQRYEEDESGIWSKQKARV
- a CDS encoding transglutaminase family protein translates to MKWKVGCQLDYNLAGLTTFVFNIAIAGDRHQRCLEEQIRLTPAEPLEEHCDARGNRYWRVSSAAEHLTVTYEATAVSAPLEGDPASLTTLPVASLPMDVLPYLYPSRYCQSDRLMTLARREFGAIAQGYEQVQALCEWIYHHVAYQGGSTDVHTSACDTLLERRGVCRDFAHLAIALCRALEIPARFVSVYAHDLNPPDFHACFEVYLGDRWYVFDATRLAPRQGFIRIATGRDAADVAFCTLFGPGQMTNLQIWADCLESNPALHDDPKRAIAL
- a CDS encoding DUF305 domain-containing protein; translated protein: MTLSRFSGLGRRSALTAIALLSSSLVACQSAPPTSQAQEEPSGTASPAAMSHAGHGSQSKGAMEHSMSMDLGPADAEYDLRYIDAMVLHHQGAIDMAQEAKAKSKRAEIQQLADAIIAAQNQEIQQLQEWRKAWYPDAAATPVAYSAEMGHTMAMTPEQAAAMTMSSDLGGAGEEVDLAFIDGMIPHHEGALVMAEDALQKSSRPEIKALSEEIVAAQRQEIEQMQAWRQDWYPSERSAAQAQ